A genomic region of Desulfonatronum thioautotrophicum contains the following coding sequences:
- a CDS encoding RNA-binding domain-containing protein yields the protein MESQQIERKKSFGKEVIISLVAFANTEGGTVVVGVDDHGVPCGLYIGPETIQRCLNDIKVATYPQIIPKATVEESDGKQVLLFQINEYPVKPVSYKNRYYKRVHNSNHLLTLEEIVDLQQQSLSVSFDAYPSLTQLNDLNADLIERFFERVNNRGRVALRDDMSTNLAKLKLLRDGNVTLAAQFLFGIPDCHIRIGRFKSEATIIDDNVVRGPLMLAVEEALTFIKRHINLSYHFDGGIERKERWQYPLEALRELLLNSVVHRDYKNASDVVVKIFDDRVLFSNPGKLYGNLRVSDLERDDYVSSIRNRLLAEAFYLMGDIERYGTGFVRIREYLRDYPELKLKIEEIGDFFTVELRHSPPISPPISPPISPPISTVTDLERRLLEVLLENPAASSSDLAKELSMSRDTVKEYLVRLKKKGLLVREGSARAGRWLVTETGQRLFFDG from the coding sequence GTGGAATCGCAGCAGATTGAGCGGAAGAAATCTTTTGGCAAGGAGGTTATTATCTCCCTTGTCGCCTTTGCCAACACTGAAGGAGGTACCGTGGTCGTCGGTGTCGATGACCACGGTGTGCCGTGCGGGCTTTATATCGGTCCCGAGACGATTCAGCGTTGCCTCAACGATATCAAGGTTGCCACGTATCCCCAGATCATTCCCAAGGCTACGGTGGAAGAAAGCGACGGCAAGCAAGTGCTCCTTTTTCAGATCAATGAGTACCCGGTCAAGCCGGTTTCCTACAAGAACCGTTACTACAAGAGGGTGCATAACAGCAATCACCTGCTGACTCTGGAAGAGATCGTTGATTTGCAACAGCAGTCTCTTTCGGTTTCATTCGATGCTTATCCCAGCCTCACTCAATTGAATGATTTGAATGCCGATCTGATCGAGCGGTTTTTTGAAAGGGTAAACAACAGGGGCAGGGTGGCACTACGCGACGACATGTCGACAAACCTTGCCAAGCTGAAACTCTTGCGGGATGGAAACGTTACCTTGGCGGCGCAATTCCTTTTCGGCATTCCAGATTGTCATATTCGCATTGGTCGTTTCAAGTCGGAAGCGACAATTATCGACGACAACGTGGTCAGGGGGCCTTTGATGCTCGCGGTTGAGGAGGCGCTGACGTTCATAAAAAGACACATCAACCTTTCGTATCATTTTGACGGCGGCATTGAGCGAAAAGAGCGTTGGCAATACCCTCTGGAGGCCCTCCGGGAGCTTTTGCTCAATTCTGTCGTGCATCGGGACTACAAGAACGCTTCCGACGTAGTGGTCAAGATTTTCGATGACCGAGTCCTGTTTTCAAACCCGGGAAAGCTCTACGGAAATCTGCGCGTTTCGGACCTTGAGCGAGACGATTATGTCTCGTCGATACGGAATCGACTCCTGGCAGAGGCATTCTATTTGATGGGAGATATTGAGCGCTATGGAACAGGGTTCGTCCGGATCAGAGAATATTTACGGGATTACCCGGAACTCAAACTGAAGATTGAAGAAATCGGGGATTTTTTTACAGTCGAATTACGCCATTCCCCCCCAATCTCCCCCCCAATCTCCCCCCCAATCTCCCCCCCAATCAGCACGGTGACCGATCTTGAGCGACGTCTGCTTGAGGTATTGCTTGAAAACCCCGCAGCAAGCAGCAGCGATTTGGCCAAGGAGTTGTCCATGTCCCGGGATACGGTCAAGGAGTATTTGGTGAGACTGAAGAAAAAGGGGCTTTTGGTGCGAGAGGGCTCGGCCAGGGCGGGGCGCTGGCTGGTAACGGAAACAGGGCAAAGGCTATTTTTCGATGGATAG
- a CDS encoding DUF2442 domain-containing protein has product MEKVTQVYPLDGYKLKMQFNTGETRIFDAQPYLQKGVFQQLQDEKRFRQAYVALDTVCWPGGLDIAPETLYDRSTPE; this is encoded by the coding sequence ATGGAGAAGGTAACTCAAGTTTATCCACTTGATGGATATAAGCTTAAAATGCAATTCAATACAGGTGAAACACGTATTTTTGATGCACAACCTTATTTGCAAAAAGGAGTGTTTCAACAACTCCAGGACGAAAAACGTTTTCGACAGGCATACGTTGCCTTGGATACTGTGTGTTGGCCCGGCGGTCTGGATATAGCGCCTGAGACATTGTATGACCGATCTACTCCAGAATAA